The Sinorhizobium alkalisoli genomic interval TGATCATTGCCGCCGGTTCCATGATCGCGATGCTGACCTTCGGTCCGCGTTCGGCCATGGGCTTCTTCCAGTTGCCCATGCTCGCCGACACCGGATGGGACAGGACGACCTTCGGTCTTGCCATGGCAATCCAGAACCTCTGCTGGGGTCTCGGCCAGCCGTTCTTCGGCGCCATCGCCGACAAGTTCGGCACCTGGCGCACGCTGGCGCTTTCGGGCCTTCTCTACGCAAGCGGCCTCGTCATCATGGCCTTCGCCAATGCGCCGATCTGGTTGCATATCGGCGGCGGCGTGCTGGTCGGTCTCGGCGTCGCGTCCGGCTCCTTCGGCATCGTGCTCTCAGCCTTCGCACGCAATGTCGCGCCGGACCGTCGTGCGCTCGTCTTCGGCATCGGCACTGCGGCGGGCTCGGCCGGCATGTTTCTTTTCGCGCCGCTGAGCCAGGGGCTGATTTCAGCCTATGGCTGGTCCGACAGTCTCGTCTATCTCGGCCTCCTGATGCTGCTCGTGCCGCTCATCGCCGTCCCGCTGCGCGGCAATGCCAGTTCGGGGAGGCACTCCGAAGCGCTGTCCGCGCAGACCATTGGCGAGGCCGTAAAGGAAGCGCTCGGCCATCGGAGCTATCTGCTGCTCGTCTCCGGCTTCTTCGTCTGCGGCTATCAGGTGGCCTTCATCACGGCACATTTCCCGGCCTATCTCGGCGACATCGGCATCGATGCCCGTTATGCGGTGATCGCGCTTGCGCTGATCGGCTTCTTCAACATTATCGGCTCTCTGTCCGCCGGCATCATCAGCCAGCGCTATTCGAAGCCCTACTTCCTGGCGTGGATCTATCTTGGACGCTCGGTCGTGGTGACGGCCTTTCTCCTGCTGCCGCAAACGCCGATGTCGGTCATCGTCTTCGCGATTGCCATGGGTCTCCTGTGGCTTTCGACCGTGCCGCCGACCAACGCGCTCGTGGCGATAATGTTCGGAACGCGCCATCTCGGCCTGCTCGGTGGCATCGTCTTCCTTTCCCACCAGGTAGGCTCCTTTTTGGGGGTCTGGATGGGCGGCTATCTCTACGACCGCTTCGGATCCTACGATCCTGTCTGGTGGCTCGGCGTCGCGCTCGGCGTCTTCGCGGCGATCGTTCACTGGCCGATCGAAGAACGCGGCGTCGCCCGCCCGGCTATGGCCTGACATCGAGAGGGTGCGTCCGGCAGCGCCGGGCGCACTGCCTGTTTGCGACGCTTGAAATCTGTCACAAAACTTTCTAAATCAGTTCGGCGGCCCCCAGCCGCTTTTTTTTAAGCCAATTATGCTCACATTGAGCATAATTGGTCGAGCCGAGAACGGCAAAAGGAGAGCTCGATGAGCAGACTTAACCTTCGCACGGCCGCGGCGTCTGCGCCAGCCTTCGTGAGCGCTGCGGCGCGCTTCGGCGTCATCGAAAGGCCGGACCTCGCCTACACCCCGGCGGTCGCCCGCGAGACCGAGCATCTCCACGAAAAGGTCAAGGATTTCATTCCGCCGATAGAATGGGCAGCCTATGCGCCTTATATCCACGCCATCAACCGGCTGAAGAAAGAACGCAACGCCGTCATCCTGGCGCACAATTACCAGACGCCGGACA includes:
- a CDS encoding MFS transporter gives rise to the protein MSAVTPAVRTADHGSLPWLIIAAGSMIAMLTFGPRSAMGFFQLPMLADTGWDRTTFGLAMAIQNLCWGLGQPFFGAIADKFGTWRTLALSGLLYASGLVIMAFANAPIWLHIGGGVLVGLGVASGSFGIVLSAFARNVAPDRRALVFGIGTAAGSAGMFLFAPLSQGLISAYGWSDSLVYLGLLMLLVPLIAVPLRGNASSGRHSEALSAQTIGEAVKEALGHRSYLLLVSGFFVCGYQVAFITAHFPAYLGDIGIDARYAVIALALIGFFNIIGSLSAGIISQRYSKPYFLAWIYLGRSVVVTAFLLLPQTPMSVIVFAIAMGLLWLSTVPPTNALVAIMFGTRHLGLLGGIVFLSHQVGSFLGVWMGGYLYDRFGSYDPVWWLGVALGVFAAIVHWPIEERGVARPAMA